In Piliocolobus tephrosceles isolate RC106 chromosome 6, ASM277652v3, whole genome shotgun sequence, the following are encoded in one genomic region:
- the TBC1D21 gene encoding TBC1 domain family member 21 isoform X2 has protein sequence MTTLSPENSLSARQSASFILGLHPFVRTEAWKFLTGYFSWQSSQDERLTVDSVRRKNYKALCQMYEKIQPLLENLHRNFIETRNNIAHDIQKLYDKDPLGNVLIDKKRLEKILLLSYVCNTQAEYQQGFHEMVMLFQLMVEHDHETFWLFQFFLQKTEHSCVINIGVGKNLDMLSTLITFLDPMFAEHLKGKGAGAVQSLFPWFCFCFQRAFKSFDDVWRLWEVLLTGKPCRNFQVLVAYSMLQMVREQVLQESMGGDDILLACNNLIDLDADELISAACVVYAELIQKDVPQTLKDFFL, from the exons ATGACCACTCTCTCTCCTGAAAACAGCCTCTCTGCCAGACAGTCAGCCTCCTTCATCCTG ggtCTGCACCCCTTCGTGAGGACTGAAGCCTGGAAGTTCCTCACGGGCTACTTCTCATGGCAGAGTTCCCAGGATGAGCGGCTCACGGTGGACAGCGTGAGGAG GAAGAACTACAAGGCCTTATGCCAAATGTATGAGAAGATTCAGCCCCTTCTGGAAAACCTGCACCGGAACTTCATAGAGACTCGCAATAACATTG CACATGACATTCAGAAACTCTACGACAAAGACCCCCTGGGCAACGTCCTCATCGACAAGAAGAGGCTAGAGAAGATCCTGCTCCTGAGTTACGTCTGCAACACGCAGGCAG AGTACCAGCAGGGCTTCCATGAGATGGTGATGCTCTTCCAGCTGATGGTGGAGCACGACCACGAAACCTTCTGGCTTTTCCAGTTCTTCCTGCAGAAAACG GAACACAGCTGTGTCATCAACATTGGCGTGGGCAAGAACCTAGACATGCTCAGCACCCTGATCACCTTCCTGGACCCCATGTTTGCTGAGCACCTAA AAGGGAAGGGTGCAGGAGCTGTGCAGTCCCTCTTCCCCTGGTTCTGCTTCTGCTTCCAACGTGCCTTCAAGTCCTTTGATGACGtctggaggctctgggag GTTCTGCTGACGGGGAAGCCCTGCAGGAACTTCCAGGTGCTGGTGGCCTACAGCATGCTACAGATGGTGCGGGAGCAGGTGCTGCAGGAAAGCATGGGCGGGGACGACATCCTCCTG GCCTGCAACAACCTCATTGACCTTGATGCTGATGAGCTGATCTCCGCTGCCTGCGTGGTTTATGCTGAGCTCATCCAGAAGGAT GTTCCTCAGACATTAAAGGATTTCTTCCTCTGA
- the TBC1D21 gene encoding TBC1 domain family member 21 isoform X1 has product MTTLSPENSLSARQSASFILVKRKPPIDKTEWDSFFDENGHLAKSRDFICVNILERGLHPFVRTEAWKFLTGYFSWQSSQDERLTVDSVRRKNYKALCQMYEKIQPLLENLHRNFIETRNNIAHDIQKLYDKDPLGNVLIDKKRLEKILLLSYVCNTQAEYQQGFHEMVMLFQLMVEHDHETFWLFQFFLQKTEHSCVINIGVGKNLDMLSTLITFLDPMFAEHLKGKGAGAVQSLFPWFCFCFQRAFKSFDDVWRLWEVLLTGKPCRNFQVLVAYSMLQMVREQVLQESMGGDDILLACNNLIDLDADELISAACVVYAELIQKDVPQTLKDFFL; this is encoded by the exons ATGACCACTCTCTCTCCTGAAAACAGCCTCTCTGCCAGACAGTCAGCCTCCTTCATCCTG GTGAAGAGAAAACCACCCATTGACAAGACAGAATGGGACAGCTTCTTTGATGAGAACGGCCACTTGGCCAAGTCACGGGACTTCATTTGTGTTAACATCCTGGAAAGG ggtCTGCACCCCTTCGTGAGGACTGAAGCCTGGAAGTTCCTCACGGGCTACTTCTCATGGCAGAGTTCCCAGGATGAGCGGCTCACGGTGGACAGCGTGAGGAG GAAGAACTACAAGGCCTTATGCCAAATGTATGAGAAGATTCAGCCCCTTCTGGAAAACCTGCACCGGAACTTCATAGAGACTCGCAATAACATTG CACATGACATTCAGAAACTCTACGACAAAGACCCCCTGGGCAACGTCCTCATCGACAAGAAGAGGCTAGAGAAGATCCTGCTCCTGAGTTACGTCTGCAACACGCAGGCAG AGTACCAGCAGGGCTTCCATGAGATGGTGATGCTCTTCCAGCTGATGGTGGAGCACGACCACGAAACCTTCTGGCTTTTCCAGTTCTTCCTGCAGAAAACG GAACACAGCTGTGTCATCAACATTGGCGTGGGCAAGAACCTAGACATGCTCAGCACCCTGATCACCTTCCTGGACCCCATGTTTGCTGAGCACCTAA AAGGGAAGGGTGCAGGAGCTGTGCAGTCCCTCTTCCCCTGGTTCTGCTTCTGCTTCCAACGTGCCTTCAAGTCCTTTGATGACGtctggaggctctgggag GTTCTGCTGACGGGGAAGCCCTGCAGGAACTTCCAGGTGCTGGTGGCCTACAGCATGCTACAGATGGTGCGGGAGCAGGTGCTGCAGGAAAGCATGGGCGGGGACGACATCCTCCTG GCCTGCAACAACCTCATTGACCTTGATGCTGATGAGCTGATCTCCGCTGCCTGCGTGGTTTATGCTGAGCTCATCCAGAAGGAT GTTCCTCAGACATTAAAGGATTTCTTCCTCTGA